One Candidatus Acididesulfobacter guangdongensis genomic window carries:
- the nadC gene encoding carboxylating nicotinate-nucleotide diphosphorylase yields MKIFDEQVISLVSNALAEDIKGSDITTDAIASKCNPQIECEVITKEDGVVCGLTIFSLVFDMLSKNNFEIGYFAEEGEKITKFQKIISIKAKSDVILYGERTALNFLQFLSGIATASNLAANELSGLKTKVLDTRKTLPGLRAIQKYAVNVGGADNHRFNLSSGILIKDNHIKLAGGIKQALEMVRSYNAGFNQKIEIEVSSIEQVAEALEGRADIIMLDNMSIAEMQRAVKIIGKNAVTEASGNITIKNLRKIAEETEVDYISMGSLTNAVKPIDYSLNFV; encoded by the coding sequence ATGAAAATATTTGACGAGCAGGTAATTTCTTTAGTTTCTAATGCGTTAGCCGAAGATATAAAAGGTTCGGACATTACTACGGACGCTATTGCAAGCAAATGTAATCCGCAGATTGAATGTGAGGTAATAACAAAAGAGGACGGCGTTGTTTGCGGTTTAACTATTTTTTCATTAGTCTTTGATATGTTAAGCAAAAATAATTTTGAAATTGGTTATTTTGCTGAAGAAGGTGAAAAGATAACGAAATTTCAAAAAATTATTTCTATTAAAGCCAAATCTGATGTTATTTTATACGGCGAAAGGACCGCGCTTAATTTTCTGCAATTCCTTTCAGGAATTGCGACGGCATCTAATCTTGCAGCTAATGAGCTTTCAGGTTTAAAAACAAAAGTTCTTGATACAAGAAAAACGCTTCCGGGATTGCGCGCTATTCAAAAATATGCCGTAAATGTAGGCGGAGCTGATAATCACAGGTTTAACCTGTCATCCGGCATTTTAATCAAGGATAATCACATAAAGCTTGCAGGCGGGATTAAGCAAGCCTTAGAAATGGTAAGAAGCTATAATGCCGGATTTAATCAGAAAATAGAAATTGAAGTAAGTTCGATAGAACAGGTAGCCGAAGCATTAGAAGGGCGGGCAGATATTATAATGCTTGATAATATGAGTATTGCAGAAATGCAAAGGGCTGTAAAAATTATCGGCAAAAATGCCGTTACGGAAGCCTCCGGAAATATTACTATAAAAAATTTAAGAAAAATAGCCGAGGAAACTGAAGTTGATTATATTTCTATGGGTTCCCTGACTAATGCCGTAAAACCGATTGATTATTCTTTAAATTTTGTATGA